The genome window GCAATGCGGGAATACCAGGGCCAGGCGGTCTCGTTGCTGTGGCAATCTCCACAGGCGCGCATGAACATTTCGCGAGTTTGTGGCGAGTCCCAAGCCGGCTCTGCAATCACAGCAGGGTTTTTCTGCACGGCTTCTACAGGTATGACCTGAAGAACCCCAAACACGATCAGAATAAAGAGACTTCCAAAGAGGAAAACTTTGTTTTTCACTTTAGACCTCCCTCAGAACAGTCTTTACTCGGTAAAGGATATCTGTAATGATTGAAAAAAATCCTGAAAGGCTACTGAACATTTGCTGAAAATTTCATTGTTCTGTGACAAATGCAAGCCAGCCCTTCCGGTGGGTTTGTTCTCCCCATTCTTGAGGGGAGGATAGGAACACCCCGGGCAGGTCGAAAAGTTCATGTCCATGGCTCAGCCAGTCGAGGACAGCCCGGCGCAGAGAGGTGTCACGTGGAGCATCGTTTCCGGGGTATTCACGGCTTCCAAATACAAATTCCAGCAGAAAACCTGCACTTCCCGGATGGGGGTAGAGATAGAATTCCCGCTGAAACTGCAAGATGTGGCTATCCGGACGTAAAAGGTGCTGAAGTTGCGGGGTAAACATCCAGGTGTGGCAGTACACTCCTCGGAACGGATTTTCTGGGAAATGCCCTGGGAAGAAGGCAAAAGCCCTCTGTAAAGAATCTCTACACTCCTCCAGGTTAAGATTTTTTCCCCGGGGAATATGCACGTCCAGTACCCAATCCCCATGTTGCAGGGCGATTTCCCATGTGTCACGGGTGAAGAACGCCGGGACTTTCAATGCATACCCCTGTGGGGAAATGGGATGTCCCATCCATCCATCTTCATTCTCTTGTCTTTGTGGATACCAGACCTCTTCGGTCGGAACAGGCAGGTCTGGGTTGCCAGCCCCAACCGCATAGCCGTCTGCGCGGAGAGGTTGATCAGGGTCAGCCAGCAGGATGACCTGGTGGTGAAAGCGATGTCGCAGAGCCAGCACTTTACCTGGAAAGGGCAAGAGCATGAATTGCAACCTTCCCAGTGAAATCAATCTCCCTGAGAGATGGCGGGCAATCCATGGAAAGTGTTCAAATCCCCAACGCCCATACTTTTGCGCATACCACTCTATGTAAAAGGGAATGTCTGCCATAGTTTCGGCAAAGGTGTCCATGGAGATGCCTCGACGTTGATAGGCTTGCAGGGTGTGGGGCAGCGCATTGAGATAAACCAGAAGGTAGAATAGAGATGTGCCGTCCCCCAGTTGGGCTTCTATGACCGGGTTAAAAGAGAGTGGAGACCAGTCAAAATGCCATTCTCCCCGATGAGCCGTTTGTTCATGAAGTGCAAGGAAAGACTCCATGAGGTTGGAAGAACGTTGAATCTGATGTGCCATGTCTTCTAATGCCTGGACGGCTCCCTCAGAGAGACCTAAAAATTGCCACCAAACCAGGCGGTTTTTGGCATTCCACCAATCCTCTTCTGAGAGGGTTTCTTCAATTCTTTTCATCATACATTTCTACCCGATTCCTGCCGGATTGTTTGGCATGGTATAGTGCCTGATCTGCATAACCAATCAGGTCTTCAAAGGTTTGGGTAAGTTCATGTTGTTCTGCCACGCCCACGCTGACGGTGATGCGCAGTTCTCCCTCAGGTGTAGAAACAGGACTTTGCTCGATCAGTTTCCGCAATCGCTCAGCAATGCCTGCGGCTTCCTGTTTGGGTGTTTCCGGTAAAACCAGTACAAATTCCTCGCCCCCGTATCTTCCAAAGATATCCACCTCCCGAATGGTTTTGCGAATTATGTGGGCAAGAAATTTCAGGGCTTCATCGCCTACTGCATGTCCAAAAGTGTCGTTAATTTCCTTAAAGTGATCCAGGTCAATCATCAGCAATGAGAGTGGACGATGATGGCGCTTTGCCCTGGAAAACTCCCGTTTGCCTTCAATGAATAATTGACGCCGATTGAGAATGCCGGTGAGGTCATCCAGCGTTGCCAGTTGTTGGACTTCGGAGAACAGGCGGGCATTTTGCAGGGCTAAGGCGGCTTCACTGCAAAAAGTTGCCAGCAAACTGGCGTGATAGGGAGTATAAACGTGAGGTTTCACGGATATCAGTGAGAAACAGGCAATGACTTTATTCTTTGCCACCACCGGCGCTCCAATCCATGCCCCCCAGAGGAATTGGGCTTTCAATCCAGGTATGATGTTTCTCGATAGCGGGGATGATGACCGGTTCATGGCTATCCAGAAGGCTGGAGAAAAACGGTGAATTTTCCAGATTGAAAACAACCTTCTGGAGAGATTTTGCGAGGGCATTGGGCATGGACTCATGGATGCGGGTGCGTACCAGTTTAGGGCTATTCTTCTCCATGAGGTACAGATATGCGGCAGAGTATGGGACAAGGCGACCGACCTGCTCTACCAGTAAATCCAGCAAACGTTCCATGTCCAGAGTACTATCCAGCACCGCACCAATTTCACGTAAGGACTCTGCCAGCAGGCGTTGCTCTCGTTCAATTTTCATCAGGCGCGAGTTTTCAATGACAACGCTGGCATGGTTGGCAAAGGTTTGCACCACACTGGCTTGTTCAGGGCTGTGGTAAGCGTTGGGTGTATAGTGATCCAGTGTCAGACACCCGATGACCACCCCACGGGCAATCAGTGGCACACCGATCCAGGATCGCACATGGTGGGTACCGCCATATCCTCGAAAACCAATTTGTTCATCCACAGTGGGAATAAGCAAAGGTCGGCGCATTTGAATCATTTGGGTAAATAACGCATCGTCCAGCACGGAGTAAGATTTTCCGACTACCTCACTGGTGTTGGCAAACCCCCTTGCGGCTACGGCTATCAATTGATCCCCTTGGAGCAGGAAAATACAGGCGCTGTCGTATTCGATGAGGGTAGCAAGGTGAAGCAGAATGTTGTCCAGCACTTTTTCCAACTGGATATCCGGCGTAATTTGTAAGATGACAGACTGTAAAACTTCTGCCACCTCACGCCGACGACTTTCTTCCTGAAGAATCGTGGCATTTTCCAGCGCAGAAGCAATCCCTTTCATGAGGCTGTCCAGCAAGGACAACTCTTCAGGTGAAAAAGCCTTCTCGTTGTTCTTTTTCCCGATCCCAACAAACCCGAGAAGTTTTTCCTTAGCTCTTAAGGGGAACACAACTTCCAGATTGCATTCCGGCGACAGAGGAGAAACCTGCAATAAAGGGAGAATTTGTTTGGAAAAGAGCGGGGAACTGGCTTGTGAAAGTAATTGTATCAATTGGGCGTCTGAGGGGAACGTCAGCCTGAGACGTTTCTCTCCTGTTTCAGCCTGAAGG of Anaerolinea thermophila UNI-1 contains these proteins:
- a CDS encoding acyltransferase domain-containing protein: MMKRIEETLSEEDWWNAKNRLVWWQFLGLSEGAVQALEDMAHQIQRSSNLMESFLALHEQTAHRGEWHFDWSPLSFNPVIEAQLGDGTSLFYLLVYLNALPHTLQAYQRRGISMDTFAETMADIPFYIEWYAQKYGRWGFEHFPWIARHLSGRLISLGRLQFMLLPFPGKVLALRHRFHHQVILLADPDQPLRADGYAVGAGNPDLPVPTEEVWYPQRQENEDGWMGHPISPQGYALKVPAFFTRDTWEIALQHGDWVLDVHIPRGKNLNLEECRDSLQRAFAFFPGHFPENPFRGVYCHTWMFTPQLQHLLRPDSHILQFQREFYLYPHPGSAGFLLEFVFGSREYPGNDAPRDTSLRRAVLDWLSHGHELFDLPGVFLSSPQEWGEQTHRKGWLAFVTEQ
- a CDS encoding GGDEF domain-containing protein; its protein translation is MAKNKVIACFSLISVKPHVYTPYHASLLATFCSEAALALQNARLFSEVQQLATLDDLTGILNRRQLFIEGKREFSRAKRHHRPLSLLMIDLDHFKEINDTFGHAVGDEALKFLAHIIRKTIREVDIFGRYGGEEFVLVLPETPKQEAAGIAERLRKLIEQSPVSTPEGELRITVSVGVAEQHELTQTFEDLIGYADQALYHAKQSGRNRVEMYDEKN
- a CDS encoding GAF domain-containing protein, which gives rise to MIVTVLGLLAFLFYAMLAALVLWKHSERPVNRWFSVYLGAMSFWSLGITSITLPNRPISFLFWDHLAIAGASFVPVAFWEFVRVYTAKIRLRWRYFFYTAYLLIQILNLTNQLVTGITLVNSFPFFRMGWGFFPMFALASIALAMAISDLLETYKNSRDPLQRNQIKYLITATLLIFLGSFTYFPGIHLPYIDFVANFFAAILTAYAILRHHLADINLVFKHTFFRIIGITLLALVYLALLFVFTLVFRIHWFESNIGKMLIALIAAIVAILSYPLYLHLEQGLERFFFPRRYKLQHHLKELERTIQNLLDVPTLCHTVVKEIRIALDVNHVGFWTLHRSQSEFTLQAETGEKRLRLTFPSDAQLIQLLSQASSPLFSKQILPLLQVSPLSPECNLEVVFPLRAKEKLLGFVGIGKKNNEKAFSPEELSLLDSLMKGIASALENATILQEESRRREVAEVLQSVILQITPDIQLEKVLDNILLHLATLIEYDSACIFLLQGDQLIAVAARGFANTSEVVGKSYSVLDDALFTQMIQMRRPLLIPTVDEQIGFRGYGGTHHVRSWIGVPLIARGVVIGCLTLDHYTPNAYHSPEQASVVQTFANHASVVIENSRLMKIEREQRLLAESLREIGAVLDSTLDMERLLDLLVEQVGRLVPYSAAYLYLMEKNSPKLVRTRIHESMPNALAKSLQKVVFNLENSPFFSSLLDSHEPVIIPAIEKHHTWIESPIPLGGMDWSAGGGKE